One genomic segment of Choristoneura fumiferana chromosome Z, NRCan_CFum_1, whole genome shotgun sequence includes these proteins:
- the LOC141426640 gene encoding lipase 3-like translates to MSAVIDYIRENTRKKALIHFIGHSMGATALLVLLSTVPHYSLYLHSAILLAPLSFLFQVKGPLRYIAEGRNNRFLGNKEFVNAFPEHIVKQFCKGEEDLCTNPLILMANGGIDTNIQSVKHQLYDQTPGGGSTKTVLHYAQLIQSGLFQRFDYGTVKNLLVYGKAAPPEYALNEISSPLVVISSPSDWLSSTRDVETLSAHLTCDVTHHVVKRPGFSHIDFIWADDAPLLVYRLVLNLLQEIKDKSEALMI, encoded by the coding sequence ATGTCAGCTGTGATTGACTACATAAGAGAAAACACTCGAAAGAAAgctttaatacattttattggtCACTCGATGGGAGCAACAGCTTTATTAGTTCTACTATCAACAGTTCCGCATTACAGTCTTTATCTGCATAGTGCTATTTTACTTGCGCCTTTATCTTTTCTATTTCAAGTTAAAGGACCTTTGCGGTATATAGCTGAAGGGAGAAATAATAGATTCTTAGGTAACAAGGAATTTGTGAACGCGTTTCCGGAACACATTGTTAAACAATTTTGCAAGGGTGAAGAAGATCTTTGTACAAACCCATTGATTTTAATGGCAAACGGTGGAATTGACACAAATATCCAAAGTGTGAAACATCAGTTATACGATCAAACACCAGGAGGAGGGTCGACTAAAACAGTGTTGCATTATGCCCAACTGATACAAAGTGGTTTATTTCAGAGGTTTGATTATGGAACAGTTAAAAATTTGTTAGTGTACGGTAAAGCGGCTCCCCCGGAGTATGCTTTGAATGAGATAAGTTCTCCTCTGGTGGTGATAAGTTCCCCGAGCGACTGGCTGTCGAGCACCCGAGACGTGGAAACTCTGTCTGCGCACCtcacgtgtgacgtcacacaccaCGTCGTCAAGCGCCCCGGTTTCAGCCACATCGACTTCATTTGGGCTGATGATGCCCCTTTACTAGTTTACAGACTTGTCCTTAATTTGTTACAAGAAATAAAAGACAAATCCGAGGCTCTTATGATTTGA
- the LOC141426574 gene encoding lipase 3-like, with translation MSAIMPQICINKFFLFVCIIVIFLSVETKSSLREYLEPVVKFKNKLALCFGPLEQKRQQIKRAFYKFIRDVLSDGTIDECKKPEDSDNKIIPESLRNNGSLLLRNYYQQETSDTTIIPKNVSDDIETTTVTFTSTITSDTITSATTEHLQGDSEMNSKKTASDLITTHGYKVETHTVITVDGYKLTVNRILAITPGFTSVRKVALLHHGLLGSSIDWLLLGPNRSLPYLLSDHGYDVWLANARGNKYSKDHLNLDIDTKEYWDFSWHEIGHLDMSAVIDYIRENTRKKALIHFIGHSMGATALLVLLSTVPHYSLYLHSAILLAPLSFLFQVKGPLRYIAEGRNNRFLGNKEFVNAFPEHIVKQFCKGEEDLCTNPLILMANGGIDTNIQSVKHQLYDQTPGGGSTKTVLHYAQLIQSGLFQRFDYGTVKNLLVYGKAAPPEYALNEISSPLVVISSPSDWLSSTRDVETLSAHLTCDVTHHVVKRPGFSHIDFIWADDAPLLVYRLVLNLLQEIKDKSEALMI, from the coding sequence ATGTCGGCTATCATGCCCCAAATCTgcattaataagttttttttgtttgtttgtattatcGTCATATTTTTGAGCGTGGAGACAAAAAGTTCATTAAGAGAATATTTGGAGCCGGTTGTAAAATTCAAGAACAAACTTGCACTCTGCTTCGGACCTTTAGAACAGAAAAGGCAACAGATAAAGAGAgcgttttataaatttatacgcGATGTTTTATCTGATGGTACGATTGACGAATGCAAAAAACCAGAAGATAGTGACAATAAAATTATCCCTGAATCACTGAGAAACAATGGCTCACTGTTATTGAGAAATTATTATCAACAAGAGACCAGTGATACGACTATTATACCAAAAAACGTGAGCGACGACATTGAAACTACTACTGTTACTTTTACTTCTACCATTACTTCCGATACTATTACTTCTGCTACTACTGAACATTTGCAAGGAGACAGTGAAATGAAttctaaaaaaactgcatcaGACCTTATAACTACACACGGATACAAAGTCGAAACACATACAGTGATCACAGTAGACGGATATAAGCTTACCGTAAATAGAATTCTGGCTATTACTCCAGGATTTACATCAGTAAGAAAAGTAGCTCTGCTGCATCATGGGTTACTGGGCAGTTCAATAGATTGGTTACTACTTGGCCCAAACAGGAGTCTCCCATACTTGTTGTCAGATCATGGATACGATGTATGGCTAGCAAACGCTAGGGGAAATAAGTATTCGAAAGACCATCTAAATTTAGACATAGATACAAAAGAATACTGGGACTTTAGTTGGCACGAAATAGGACATTTAGATATGTCAGCTGTGATTGACTACATAAGAGAAAACACTCGAAAGAAAgctttaatacattttattggtCACTCGATGGGAGCAACAGCTTTATTAGTTCTACTATCAACAGTTCCGCATTACAGTCTTTATCTGCATAGTGCTATTTTACTTGCGCCTTTATCTTTTCTATTTCAAGTTAAAGGACCTTTGCGGTATATAGCTGAAGGGAGAAATAATAGATTCTTAGGTAACAAGGAATTTGTGAACGCGTTTCCGGAACACATCGTTAAACAATTTTGCAAGGGTGAAGAAGATCTTTGTACAAACCCATTGATTTTAATGGCAAACGGTGGAATTGACACAAATATCCAAAGTGTGAAACATCAGTTATACGATCAAACACCAGGAGGAGGGTCGACTAAAACAGTGTTGCATTATGCCCAACTGATACAAAGTGGTTTATTTCAGAGGTTTGACTATGGAACAGTTAAAAATTTATTAGTGTACGGTAAAGCGGCTCCCCCGGAGTATGCTTTGAATGAGATAAGTTCTCCTCTGGTGGTGATAAGTTCCCCGAGCGACTGGCTGTCGAGCACCCGAGACGTGGAAACTCTGTCTGCGCACCtcacgtgtgacgtcacacaccaCGTCGTCAAGCGCCCCGGTTTCAGCCACATCGACTTCATTTGGGCTGATGATGCCCCTTTACTAGTTTACAGACTTGTCCTTAATTTGTTACAAGAAATAAAAGACAAATCCGAGGCTCTTATGATTTGA